From one Triticum aestivum cultivar Chinese Spring chromosome 4B, IWGSC CS RefSeq v2.1, whole genome shotgun sequence genomic stretch:
- the LOC123089634 gene encoding acid phosphatase 1, which yields MAMARTMTLLLVAAALVVTSCGAWKVNIRMPTVAAMDDAMAPLIHALRPLLGSGRHAGVPCDSWRLGVEAYNVRDWKAVPASCEDYVGHYMLGSHYRRDSKVVIDQAIAYVDSLKLAGNGKEVWVFDVDETTVSNLPYYAKHGFGATPFNVTSFNAYAQEGSAPALPETRRLYNKLLSVGIKPVILTGRAEYLRASTATNLRRQGYSGWMTLLLKAPGFKGSSLAFKSSERQKLQDAGYIIVGNIGDQWSDILGAPEGARTFKLPDPMYYIG from the exons ATGGCAATGGCTAGGACGATgacgctcctcctcgtcgccgcggCTCTCGTCGTGACCTCCTGCGGCGCGTGGAAGGTGAACATCCGGATGCCGACGGTGGCGGCCATGGACGATGCCATGGCACCGCTCATCCATGCGCTGCGGCCGCTGCTGGGCTCCGGCAGGCATGCCGGCGTGCCGTGCGACAGCTGGCGGCTGGGCGTGGAGGCTTACAACGTGCGGGACTGGAAGGCGGTCCCCGCCAGCTGCGAGGACTACGTCGGCCACTACATGCTCGGCAGCCACTACCGCCGCGACTCCAAGGTCGTCATCGACCAGGCCATCGCCTACGTCGACAGCCTCAAGCTCGCCGGCAACGGCAAGGAGGTGTGGGTCTTCGACGTCGACGAGACCACGGTCTCCAACCTCCCCTACTACGCCAAGCACGGCTTCGG GGCTACGCCATTCAACGTGACAAGCTTCAACGCATACGCGCAGGAAGGGAGCGCCCCGGCGCTGCCCGAGACGAGGCGGTTGTACAACAAGCTGCTCTCGGTCGGCATCAAGCCGGTGATCCTCACCGGTCGGGCCGAGTACCTGAGGGCCTCCACCGCCACAAACCTCCGCCGCCAAGGCTACTCCGGGTGGATGACCCTGCTGCTGAAGGCGCCTGGCTTCAAGGGCTCCTCGTTGGCCTTCAAGTCCAGCGAGAGGCAGAAGCTGCAGGACGCCGGTTACATCATTGTCGGCAACATCGGCGACCAGTGGAGCGACATCCTTGGTGCACCGGAGGGCGCCCGCACCTTCAAGCTTCCGGACCCCATGTACTACATCGGCTAG